The DNA window GCCATGATAGTTGCGGTAGCCTCAGCTGCTATATGGCGAAGACGTGGCTGCCGATGGTGGTTATTACCGGCCGGGACCAGACCCAGCTGCTGTTGGCGTAGGCCGGATTCCAGTAGTAAAGGGCTCCACCGGTGGGATCCCATCCTGCCAAAGCGTCTCGGGCGGCGGCGTAGGCGGTGGCGTTGGGGGTTAAGAAGAACTGGCCATCGTAGACGCAGGTAAAAGCCCAAGGCTCAAAGATGACATCCCGTACCGTTTTCGGGAAACGGGGATCTCTTACTCGGTTCAGTACTACTGCTGCTACCGCTACCTGCCCTGCGTAGGGCTCGCCTCGAGCCTCGGCATAGACCAAGTGGGCCAAGAGGTCTAGATCTTCGCGGTAGTTGGAGCCCCCTCGGGAAGCGGTGGCGGTCGCCGAGCTGTTGGCCGCGGCGCCCGGGGAAGCAGCTTGTCCAGTAGGGATCCAAAGCACTG is part of the Clostridia bacterium genome and encodes:
- a CDS encoding cell wall hydrolase; its protein translation is MFTNRTARQKYIYAVVLATVMVLAFAGVAQAATYYVQPGDTLYLIGLRYGLSPWQMMQNNGLTTTTIYPGQKLWVPDGDGGFTYTVQPGDTLFLLGQRFGVSYQSIMSANGLSSDYLLPGTVLWIPTGQAASPGAAANSSATATASRGGSNYREDLDLLAHLVYAEARGEPYAGQVAVAAVVLNRVRDPRFPKTVRDVIFEPWAFTCVYDGQFFLTPNATAYAAARDALAGWDPTGGALYYWNPAYANSSWVWSRPVITTIGSHVFAI